The following proteins are co-located in the Chiroxiphia lanceolata isolate bChiLan1 chromosome 7, bChiLan1.pri, whole genome shotgun sequence genome:
- the GBX2 gene encoding homeobox protein GBX-2 codes for MSAAFQPSLMMMQRPLGSSTAFSIDSLIGSPPPPAPGHFVYTGYPMFMPYRPVVLPPPPPPPPALPQGALQPALPPAHPHHHQLPSLPTGFCSSLAQGMALTSTLMATLPGTFPASPQHQEAARKFAPPGNFEKAEGIPPDGGGDDGKAFLGKDGALLPFPAADAVQASLAGALRGQGKEDPKAEEDAKGKEESFSMDSDLDYSSDDNITGQAAHKEEDSGNVLEENTQNPPNSTNTTSTGKNRRRRTAFTSEQLLELEKEFHCKKYLSLTERSQIAHALKLSEVQVKIWFQNRRAKWKRVKAGNANSKTGEPSRNPKIVVPIPVHVSRFAIRSQHQQLEQARP; via the exons ATGAGCGCGGCTTTCCAGCCCTCGCTGATGATGATGCAGCGCCCGCTGGGAAGCAGCACGGCCTTCAGCATCGACTCGCTCATCGGCagccccccgccgcccgcccccggccACTTCGTCTACACCGGCTACCCCATGTTCATGCCCTACCGGCCCGTggtgctgccgccgccgccgccgccgccgccggcgctGCCGCAGGGCGCTCTGCAGCCCGCGCTGCCCCCCGCGCacccccaccaccaccagctgCCCAGCCTGCCCACCGGcttctgctccagcctggcccaggGCATGGCCCTCACCTCCACCCTCATGGCCACGCTGCCCGGCACCTTCCCCGCCTCCCCGCAGCACCAGGAGGCCGCCAGGAAGTTCGCACCCCCGGGGAACTTCGAGAAAGCCGAAGGGATACCCCCGGACGGCGGCGGCGACGATGGCAAAGCCTTCCTGGGGAAGGACGgagccctcctgcccttccccgCCGCCGACGCCGTCCAGGCTTCCCTCG CCGGGGCTCTCCGGGGCCAGGGCAAGGAGGACCCCAAAGCAGAAGAGGATGCGAAAGGCAAGGAGGAAAGTTTCTCCATGGACAGCGATCTAGACTATAGCTCGGACGACAACATCACCGGCCAGGCGGCTCACAAGGAAGAGGACTCTGGCAACGTGCTGGAGGAAAACACCCAGAACCCCCCCAATTCCACCAACACCACATCCACGGGCAAAAACCGGCGGAGGCGAACAGCCTTCACCAGcgagcagctgctggagctggaaaaggagTTTCACTGCAAAAAGTACCTGTCCCTGACGGAGAGGTCCCAGATCGCTCACGCCCTCAAACTCAGCGAGGTGCAGGTGAAAATCTGGTTCCAGAACAGACGGGCAAAATGGAAACGGGTCAAGGCGGGCAATGCCAACTCCAAGACAGGGGAACCTTCCCGAAACCCTAAGATCGTGGTCCCCATCCCGGTGCACGTCAGCAGGTTTGCGATCAGGAGTCAGCATCAGCAACTGGAGCAAGCCCGACCCTGA